From the Lathyrus oleraceus cultivar Zhongwan6 chromosome 4, CAAS_Psat_ZW6_1.0, whole genome shotgun sequence genome, one window contains:
- the LOC127076573 gene encoding fimbrin-2 → MSGHWGILVSDPSLQNQFTQVELRSLKTHFMSMRRESGKLVIADLASKMSRLKVVGENLSEEERGSCVKDLYQNTDEEVDFELFLKVYLKLQTFANSRTGSSPKNSSAFLKAATTTLLHTISESEKSSYVTHINHYLSQDEFLKKYLPIDPSSNELFEVAKDGVLLCKLINVAVPGTIDERAINTKRLLNPWERNENHTLCLNSAKAIGCTVVNIGTQDFIEGRRHLVLGVISQIIKIQLLADLNLKKTPQLLELLDDSKDMEELMNLPPEKILLRWMNFHLKKSEYKRIVSNFSSDVKDAEAYAHLLNILAPEYTNPSTLAVKNPFERAKLVLEHSDKMGCKRYLTAKDIVEGSPNLNLAFVAHIFQHRNGLTDQTKQISLLQALPDDTEDSREERAFRLWINSLGNSTYINNVFEDLRNGWILLETLEKVSAGIVNWKIANKPPIKMPFKKVENCNQVVKIGKQLKFSLVNVAGNDIVQGNKKLILAYLWQLMRYNILQLLKNLRFHARGKEITDADILEWANSKVSSTGSQSSMNSFKDKRLSDGIFFLELLSSVQPRAVNWGLVTKGASDEEKKMNASYIISIARKLGCSIFLLPEDITEVNQKMILTLTASIMYWFLKHPHEERTVGISDSESGSQLETTSNSTLDDSASDSSVDENGNV, encoded by the exons ATGTCTGGTCATTGGGGAATTCTTGTTTCAGATCCATCTCTTCAGAATCAGTTCACACAAGTTGAACTTAGAAGCTTAAAAACCCAT TTTATGAGTATGAGGAGGGAAAGTGGGAAGCTTGTGATTGCAGATTTAGCTTCTAAGATGTCAAGATTGAAAGTTGTGGGAGAAAATCTGAGTGAGGAAGAAAGAGGTTCTTGTGTTAAGGATTTGTATCAGAACACTGATGAAGAGGTTGATTTTGAATTGTTTCTCAAG GTTTACTTGAAACTTCAAACATTTGCGAATTCTAGAACAGGAAGTAGTCCAAAGAATTCCTCGGCATTCTTAAAGGCAGCTACTACTACATTGCTTCACACAATAAGTGAATCGGAGAAATCATCATATGTTACACATATAAATCACTATCTTTCACAAGATGAGTTTCTCAAGAAATATCTTCCTATTGATCCTTCGTCCAATGAGCTCTTCGAAGTTGCAAAAGACGGTGTTCTTCTTTG CAAGCTTATCAATGTGGCAGTTCCGGGGACTATTGACGAACGTGCGATCAATACGAAAAGATTACTCAATCCATGGGAAAGGAATGAAAATCACACACTTTGTCTTAACTCTGCTAAAGCGATTGGATGTACGGTAGTCAACATTGGCACACAAGACTTCATTGAAGGAAGA CGCCATCTAGTGCTCGGAGTGATATCACAGATTATTAAG ATACAACTATTGGCCGACCTCAATCTAAAGAAAACTCCTCAACTTCTTGAGTTGCTTGATGATAGTAAG GATATGGAAGAGTTGATGAATCTACCACCCGAAAAGATCTTGTTAAGGTGGATGAATTTCCATTTGAAGAAATCCGAGTACAAGAGGATAGTCTCTAACTTCTCCTCGGATGTCAAG GATGCTGAGGCTTATGCGCATCTTCTAAATATTCTTGCACCAGAATACACTAATCCCTCCACATTGGCGgtaaaaaatccatttgaaagAGCAAAGTTGGTTCTCGAACATTCTGATAAAATGGGATGCAAGCGATACCTCACCGCAAAAGACATCGTGGAAGGTTCCCCGAATCTTAATCTTGCCTTTGTTGCACATATTTTCCAGCACAG GAATGGACTTACAGACCAGACAAAACAGATTTCACTCCTTCAAGCCTTGCCTGATGACACCGAAGACTCTAGAGAAGAGAGAGCTTTTCGCCTTTGGATTAATAGTCTCGGAAATTCAACATATATCAACAATGTCTTTGAGGATCTTAGAAACGG GTGGATTCTTTTAGAGACGCTTGAGAAGGTATCGGCAGGGATTGTGAATTGGAAGATTGCTAACAAGCCTCCGATTAAGATGCCATTTAAGAAAGTTGAGAATTGCAACCAAGTTGTGAAGATAGGGAAACAGCTTAAATTCTCATTGGTAAATGTTGCTGGAAATGACATTGTGCAGGGAAATAAAAAGTTAATACTAG CTTATCTGTGGCAATTGATGCGTTACAACATCCTACAACTTTTAAAGAACTTGCGATTTCATGCTCGCGGGAAGGAAATAACAGATGCTGATATTTTGGAATGGGCTAACAGCAAAGTTAGCAGCACAGGAAGTCAAAGCAGTATGAACAGTTTTAAG GACAAACGTTTATCCGATGGAATATTTTTCCTCGAGCTTCTTAGTTCTGTGCAGCCTAGAGCTGTAAATTGGGGACTTGTAACAAAAGGAGCTTCGG ATGAAGAGAAAAAGATGAATGCCAGCTACATCATCAGTATTGCAAGAAAGCTAGGTTGTTCTATATTCCTTCTTCCCGAAGACATCACCGAG GTGAATCAAAAGATGATTCTTACTCTAACAGCTAGTATAATGTACTGGTTCCTAAAACACCCTCATGAAGAAAGAACAGTTGGAATTTCAGATAGTGAGAGTGGTAGTCAATTGGAGACTACATCGAATTCAACACTAGATGACTCTGCTTCTGATTCATCTgtagatgaaaatggaaatgTGTAA